The following are from one region of the Spodoptera frugiperda isolate SF20-4 chromosome 20, AGI-APGP_CSIRO_Sfru_2.0, whole genome shotgun sequence genome:
- the LOC118262162 gene encoding midnolin homolog has protein sequence MERATGTEVYGCGSPQSSDITLNIQTTTGGNFSISLNPKNTVEHLKKLVSKKLKVSKDRLCLLHRERQLRDGTLEENGLLDGSRVILLPSVETGLLSHRPENSVMQALESLNDTQVNDFLSGKSPLNLTMRLGDHMMLIQLQLSTLNSSSSGCRSLRTSTPSKNSSTSIRTSKSDARESPSPQTATQPTCTPVPTDHSYISSETPKPEPTAPHGLQKQDFEMLQNCFDLYRSMAEEKYGEKSDTSDDKDDTMDTSNGTMSDLSETSIESEQSPIKSLSNLVSSPIDAAATESSTNKDGAAINSVKNNRLINFLTQNKISNDVIPSTSAISDKQSPSTSSHTPDSSLSDDSDNFTDQSSFLAENPIDEYPMENLFNSAVDKGLFEDQDESMMDREISNLATTSHGSQEANSGTLPPFQSINEPLKNKRFQYLLHKTSKFKHPIGQNKQKAFMQSVVNKHKKRMQSRQDTNLSQPSTSRTEPYITNSRKLILQPSSGQTEDNPTPSTSKQTVFKAPDAPKKPQRASPTPPVDTKALIEASKNLTQKLKKLSKEVLTNKIDLRTAEETVCRKIGPGAVIESMKHHGKGIYSGTFSGTLNPALQDRYGRPKRDISTIIHILNDLLCAAPPITIAQKDASYSCATSATADDGSKCLGCNQQACLYGQCDGHLPSTSATSVPRRCTCDGPKDCQCRRLDPKLCLACVGKSADKICKKCDTAKTLALENSKTKCKLEQLRLVMQQKKQRREARKLKTLPYSNAPSKTITSPEQAPVIQQEEIETVA, from the exons ATGGAACGCGCGACGGGAACAGAGGTGTACGGGTGTGGCTCGCCCCAATCCTCGGACATAACGCTGAATATACAAACTACTACGGGTGGTAATTTCTCCATCAGTTTGAACCCTAAAAATACAGTGGAGCACCTGAAGAAGTTAGTTTCGAAGAAACTTAAGGTGTCTAAAGACAGATTATGCTTGCTGCATCGCGAAAG ACAACTGAGGGATGGGACGCTAGAAGAGAACGGTCTGCTGGATGGGTCGAGGGTAATCCTCCTTCCGAGCGTCGAGACTGGCTTGCTG AGCCATAGACCCGAGAATTCTGTGATGCAAGCATTGGAATCCCTAAATGACACTCAGGTTAATGACTTTCTAAGTGGTAAATCTCCACTGAACCTGACAATGAGGTTAGGTGACCATATGATGCTGATCCAGTTGCAATTGTCCACCCTAAACTCGAGTTCCAGTGGCTGCAGATCCTTGAGAACATCCACACCTTCGAAAAACTCTTCAACATCAATACGGACTAGTAAAAGTGACGCCAGGGAATCACCCAGCCCTCAGACAGCAACTCAACCTACCTGTACACCTGTGCCCACTGACCACTCTTACATCAGTAGTGAAACTCCTAAACCAGAACCCACAGCTCCACATGGGCTACAGAAGCAAGACTTTGAAATGCTGCAGAATTGTTTTGATCTGTACCGTTCTATGGCTGAAGAGAAATATGGTGAAAAAAGTGATACTAGTGATGACAAAGATGATACAATGGACACATCTAACGGCACAATGTCAGATCTCTCTGAAACATCAATAGAAAGTGAGCAATCTCCAATCAAATCTTTGTCCAACCTAGTGTCCAGTCCCATAGATGCTGCCGCAACAGAATCTTCTACAAATAAAGATGGTGCTGCTATCAACTCTGTGAAAAATAATAGATTGATAAATTTTCtcactcaaaataaaataagcaatgATGTGATACCCTCAACAAGTGCCATCAGTGACAAGCAAAGCCCCTCAACCTCTTCTCACACTCCAGACAGTTCTCTCAGTGATGACAGTGATAATTTTACAGACCAAAGTTCATTCCTTGCTGAAAATCCTATAGATGAATATCCTATGGAAAACCTTTTCAACAGTGCCGTTGACAAAGGATTGTTTGAAGATCAAGATGAATCTATGATGGATAGGGAAATATCTAATCTGGCCACAACTAGTCACGGCAGTCAGGAAGCTAATTCAGGCACTCTACCACCTTTCCAAAGTATAAATGAACCTTTGAAAAACAAGAGATTCCAGTATTTACTGCACAAGACATCTAAATTCAAACATCCTATTGGTCAGAATAAACAGAAAGCATTTATGCAGTCTGTTGTCAATAAACATAAGAAAAGGATGCAAAGTCGACAGGACACTAATTTATCTCAACCTTCCACCTCTAGAACTGAGCCTTACATAACTAATTCTAGGAAACTAATTCTGCAACCTAGCAGTGGTCAGACTGAGGATAATCCCACTCCATCAACTTCCAAGCAGACTGTATTTAAGGCACCCGATGCTCCCAAGAAGCCACAAAGAGCATCACCAACACCTCCCGTGGACACCAAAGCTCTCATTGAAGCCTCAAAGAATTTGACTCagaaattaaagaaattgtCCAAAGAGGTGTTGACTAATAAAATTGATCTGAGGACAGCTGAGGAGACAGTGTGCAGAAAAATTGGTCCCGGCGCTGTGATAGAGTCCATGAAGCATCATGGCAAAGGAATTTATTCTGGGACTTTTTCAGGTACACTGAACCCAGCTCTACAAGACAG ATACGGCCGACCTAAGCGAGATATATCTACAATAATTCATATACTGAATGACTTGCTATGTGCTGCGCCACCCATTACTATAGCTCAG AAGGACGCGAGTTACTCGTGTGCGACGAGCGCGACGGCGGACGACGGCAGCAAGTGCCTGGGCTGCAACCAGCAGGCGTGCCTGTACGGCCAGTGCGACGGACACCTGCCGTCCACGTCCGCCACGTCGGTGCCGCGGCGCTGCACGTGCGACGGGCCCAAAGACTGCCAGTGTCGACGACTCGACCCCAAGCTGTGCCTCGCATGCGTCGGCAAGTCTGCCGATAAGATATGCAAGAAATGTGATACTGCTAAGACTCTAGCCCTGGAGAACTCTAAAACTAAATGCAAACTGGAGCAACTAAGGCTCGTGATGCAACAGAAGAAGCAGCGGCGTGAAGCACGGAAACTAAAGACTTTGCCTTATAGCAACGCACCTTCCAAGACGATAACGTCGCCGGAGCAGGCGCCGGTCATACAACAGGAGGAGATAGAAACAGTTGCCTAA
- the LOC118262154 gene encoding protein transport protein Sec61 subunit alpha — protein MGIKFLEVIKPFCSILPEIAKPERKIQFREKVLWTAITLFIFLVCCQIPLFGIMSSDSADPFYWIRVILASNRGTLMELGISPIVTSGLIMQLLAGAKIIEVGDTPKDRALFNGAQKLFGMVITVGQAIVYVMTGMYGEPSEIGAGVCLLIIIQLFVAGLIVLLLDELLQKGYGLGSGISLFIATNICETIVWKAFSPATVNTGRGTEFEGAVIALFHLLATRPDKVRALREAFYRQNLPNLMNLLATVLVFAIVIYFQGFRVDLPIKSARYRGQYSSYPIKLFYTSNIPIILQSALVSNLYVISQMLAVKFSGNFLVNLLGVWADVGGGGPARAYPVGGLCYYFSPPESLAHIAHDPLHAVLYIIFMLGSCAFFSKTWIDVSGSSAKDVAKQLKEQQMVMRGHRDNSMIHELNRYIPTAAAFGGLCIGALSVLADFLGAIGSGTGILLAVTIIYQYFEIFVKEQAEMGGMSTLLF, from the exons ATGGGAA TCAAATTCCTCGAAGTTATAAAGCCGTTTTGCAGTATATTGCCAGAGATAGCAAAACCAGAAAGAAAG ATCCAATTCCGTGAGAAAGTATTATGGACTGCAATCactctatttattttcttagtatgTTGTCAG ATCCCCTTATTCGGTATAATGTCGTCAGACAGCGCGGATCCCTTCTACTGGATCCGTGTAATCCTTGCATCAAATAGAGGAACACTTATGGAACTCGGTATATCTCCTATCGTCACATCAGGCCTTATCATGCAACTGTTAGCAGGAGCTAAAATCATTGAAGTCGGTGACACACCAAAGGACAGAGCGCTATTCAATGGAGCACAGAAAT TGTTCGGTATGGTGATCACTGTCGGTCAGGCTATTGTCTACGTAATGACTGGCATGTACGGAGAGCCCAGTGAAATTGGAGCTGGTGTCTGCCTCCTCATTATCATCCAACTGTTTGTCGCTGGTCTGATTGTGTTGCTGCTCGACGAACTCTTGCAGAAAG GATATGGTCTTGGATCCGGTATTTCCCTGTTCATTGCCACGAACATCTGTGAAACTATTGTCTGGAAGGCGTTCTCTCCTGCTACCGTTAACACTG GTCGCGGTACTGAGTTCGAAGGCGCAGTCATTGCTCTGTTCCACTTGCTGGCCACTCGCCCAGACAAGGTGCGCGCGCTCCGAGAGGCATTCTACCGCCAGAACCTCCCCAACTTGATGAACCTGCTCGCCACCGTCCTCGTCTTTGCTATCGTCATATACTTCCAG GGCTTCCGTGTGGACCTACCAATCAAGTCTGCCCGCTACCGTGGCCAGTACTCGTCGTACCCAATCAAACTGTTCTACACCTCCAACATACCTATCATTCTGCAATCTGCTCTCGTCTCCAATCTCTACGTTATCTCACAG ATGTTGGCTGTGAAATTCAGCGGTAATTTCCTGGTGAACTTACTGGGAGTGTGGGCTGAcgtcggcggcggcggcccAGCCCGCGCCTACCCAGTGGGAGGCTTGTGTTACTACTTCAGTCCCCCGGAGTCGCTCGCTCACATCGCTCATGATCCATTGCACGCTGTACTCTACATCATCTTCATGTTGGGCTCCTGCGCCTTCTTCTCAAAGACCTGGATTGATGTCTCCGGATCCTCTGCCAAGGAT GTCGCCAAGCAACTGAAGGAACAACAGATGGTGATGCGCGGTCACCGAGACAACTCCATGATCCACGAGCTGAACCGATACATCCCGACGGCGGCCGCCTTCGGTGGTCTCTGTATCGGAGCGCTGTCAGTGCTGGCTGACTTCCTCGGCGCCATCGGCTCGGGCACGGGTATCCTGCTGGCCGTCACCATCATCTACCAGTACTTCGAAATCTTCGTGAAGGAGCAAGCCGAGATGGGCGGCATGAGTACACTGCTCTTCTAG